The genomic DNA CCTGTCCGTTTTTTTGGACAAAACATTGTCCTAAAAAACGGACAAATGTTTTTAGGGTTTACTATACACCCTATGTCAGGCTTTACCAACGAAAAAAGGTCTTAATTTCATACGTGCTAACACGCTTGAAACTAAGACCTTTTAAAATTTGCAAAGCTGATAATTAAGAAAGAAGAACGGATTAAATAAGCTATAGTTTAATTGTGAAGACAGATTGAGAGTGCATAAATATAAATCTGATAACTTAACGCAATTAGATTATCCACAACGGCCCTGCTACCCTGTTAAGCCCACGGGCCGACTACTTTGCTAGAAGCAAGCAAGCTTCAAACTTTCCATGCACTAACATTTGGAACTACTAATCTTTAATCTCATGCTTTTTTAGCAGCGCATAAAAATGAGAGCGCGAAAGACCTGAAACCTTCAAAATAGCGGGGGTTTCACCTTTATAGCGGGAAAGTAGCTCTTCGAGATACCTTTTCTCAGCAAGCCCCTTAAATTCTTTCAGCGGTGGCAAATCATGCGTAAACAAATCCTCAAGAGCCGCAGCACTGTCCATAGCTGAAGCAACCTCTACTAACGGTTCAGCTTTTTTAGACTCAATTTCAACTGGCACGACAGGAACCGCTTTTACATTCTTTTTAAGATTGGACTTCGCCATCTTAATACGCAGATCATCTGACAAGTGCATGGCATAAATAGTATTACCACTACCACATGCAACGAAGGCCTGCTCCAAAACATTGAATAACTGGCGCACGTTACCAGGCCAGTTATAGTTATTTAAAACATCATAAAAATCAGAGTTTGCAACTTTAGGAGGCACTTCATACTGCGTACGCAAGCGGCGTAAATGAAAATCAGTAAGCTCTCTAATATCACCGACCCTGTCCCTGAGCGGCGGCAATGTTAAATGTATAGTCTTAATACGATAGAGTAAGTCCTGACGGAATTCTCCTTTTGCGACCATAGCATCAAGGTCTCTGTTCGTAGCAGCAACAAGTCTGAAATTGCTTTTAAACTCTTTGTTTTCACCGACTGGGCGATAAGTCCGTTCCTGAAGAACCCTTAAAAAAGACTTCTGTATGGAAAGAGACATTTCACCGACCTCATCGAGAAACAAGGTTCCTTTATCGGATAACTGAACCAGCCCTTTACGGTCAGACTGAGCCCCGGTGAATGATCCGCGCTTGTGACCGAACAAAGTGCTTTCAATAAGGGATTCGGTGAGAGAAGCACAGTCAACTACGACAAAATTATTATTCACCCGAAGAGAATTATCATGGATGGTTTGCGCGAAAAGCTCCTTACCTGTTCCCGTTTCACCGGTCACGAGAACGTTGGCATCAGATCCAGCAGCATGAGCAATCAAATCGTAGCAACGCTTAATTTCCGGACTTTTACCGACAATATTATCTAAATTAAGGGCTACACGCTGTGCTTTATTTTGCTTTTCATTATGAAATTCTAAAGCCCTTCTCATGGATAAAGATATTTGCTTTATGGAAGAAGGTTTAACAAGAAAATCCCACGCCCCTCCCTGAATAGCCAGCTCTGCTCCATCATCATCGCCTTTTCCCGTGAGAATAATCACCTCAGGAAAACCAAGTGCGGATTTTACTCGCGGTAAATAATCGAGGCCATTGCCATCCGGCAATGATATATCTAAAAAGACTAGATCAAAGGGATCAGCTTCAACTTTCTCCATACCATCTGCC from Maridesulfovibrio frigidus DSM 17176 includes the following:
- a CDS encoding sigma-54-dependent transcriptional regulator — its product is MGKILIIDDDVQVCETIGSLIIRSGHEGAYAHNLADGMEKVEADPFDLVFLDISLPDGNGLDYLPRVKSALGFPEVIILTGKGDDDGAELAIQGGAWDFLVKPSSIKQISLSMRRALEFHNEKQNKAQRVALNLDNIVGKSPEIKRCYDLIAHAAGSDANVLVTGETGTGKELFAQTIHDNSLRVNNNFVVVDCASLTESLIESTLFGHKRGSFTGAQSDRKGLVQLSDKGTLFLDEVGEMSLSIQKSFLRVLQERTYRPVGENKEFKSNFRLVAATNRDLDAMVAKGEFRQDLLYRIKTIHLTLPPLRDRVGDIRELTDFHLRRLRTQYEVPPKVANSDFYDVLNNYNWPGNVRQLFNVLEQAFVACGSGNTIYAMHLSDDLRIKMAKSNLKKNVKAVPVVPVEIESKKAEPLVEVASAMDSAAALEDLFTHDLPPLKEFKGLAEKRYLEELLSRYKGETPAILKVSGLSRSHFYALLKKHEIKD